DNA sequence from the Leptospira limi genome:
TGGAAGAAATGAAACTCGAAAACTCTGAGATTGTTGTAAAACCGGGGGAAGTGACAACAGTTGAGATCATCCTCAATAAAAAATTGAGTTATACCAAAACCAAATACTAATCCAAACCAATGCGGAAGGGAAGGAAACTGTCCCTTCCAGCCAAGTTCTTTGGTAAAAGGCCCTCAAACGAGGGTCTTTTTTTTAGGGAGGCAAGAGTTTCACCCATCTGCCGGTGTTTTTTTTGATAGTTCCTAACCCAAAGAATGGACCAATTTTACTCGTATCCATCCATTTTGAGCCCAAAACCCCTCAAAATGATTAATATTAATCTGAATTTGATTAATATTAATCCAGAATGAAATATTTTTCCATGATTTCGGTGAAATCGAGGTTTTTTTGAAGTTTTTACGATTGAAATTAATCCTTATTTTTGGAATCGTATAGTCATAAAGAAAAAGGGAATCGGAAAAAGAGGTTCCCAGATCTAGAGAGGATCACATGAAAACAACAAAAATAATCGCAACAGGGATCTTAGCAATGGGACTTGCAACAGCAAATCTACATGCTTTAGACACAAACGAAAGATTAGAGCTTTTGGAGTCTGCTATGATTGAACAAGCAACAACTCCAGCGCAAAAATCTGCAGTTTCAGAATACCTTGCAAGTGTTGCGAAAGAAAAAACAGAATTGGCTCAAGCTCTTCGTGATAGAGCTGGATCAACTAGAGGTGGTAAAGCTCTTAGCCAAATGAACGAGAAGAAAGAACTTCTTCGTCGTGCTGAGGCTCTTGAAAAAGAAGCTAAAAAATACCAAACTGTCTCTATGGACATGCGTGCAGAGTCCATGCAGGTAGCTCACAACTAAGCACTCAATTTCCAATTGAGTCTCGCGAGAAAGGTCAGGTTCGCCTGGCCTTTTTTTATGCCCTGCTGATAAATGCTTTCCAAACTATCTAACTATGTGACATAATCAATATATGGTTGACACCCCCCAAGAAATCAAAGAAAAACGATTTGGGCGTGTGATTCCGATCCTCCTTGTTTTCTCAGGGCTTCTGGCTCTCGGATTGGTATTTAGATGGGGTAGGCCAGTCAAACCAGTCGATCGTGTGGAATGGGAAGGTCAAAAATACCTGACTCCAACGAACCTTTTGGTTTACTTAGGAACGGATGCAGAGTCACCCAATATAAGTGATTGGAAGGATTGGGAAACAAAACTCTCCCGTCATCCTCGGATCAAAAAAGTTCGAATCACAAGAGATCCAGATGGATTTCTATTGGTTCATATAGAGGAGAAAGTCGCAGAATTTGTCATACATATAGGAAGTTCTTTATACGAAGTGGATGAAAATTTGGAGATATTATCCAAAGACCAAGTTTTAAATACCCATTTAATTGTCATTAGCGGGTCATTCGTTGTTGGAGAACATAAACTAGAAGGCAGACAGATTTTTGATATTACCAAAGAAATGCGATATGCCCTATCTCTTTACCCTGCACTTTTCACTCGAATTTCTGAATTAGTCGCTGAACGTGACGGTAATTATACCATGTACTTAAAATCACCAAAATCAATGAAAGTTTTTATCGGTGATAAATTAGAATTAAACGTATTTCGTAAATTATATGCATCTCTTGCTTATATGGAAGCAGAATCCATCAAAGCAGTCTCTATTGATTTAAGAGGAGAAGACGCAGTATACCATTAATATGATTGAAGATGATGCACCTATCATAACTGCTTTGGATCTCGGATCTTCTCTTATCAAAGTTGTCATTGGACGACTATTAGGAGATCATGAAATTGAAATCATTGGAACTGGAGTTTATCCTTCTACAGGGATCAAAAACGGTTCTATTGTTAATATCGAAACCACAACTAAGTCGATTATAGAAGCCTTTGGTGATGCAGAACTCATGGCTGGCCAAGAGATAACATCAGTGGTAGTGAATGTTTCTGGAAAATCAGTACATGGATTTAATGAAAAAGGAATCATTGCTGTTACCAACAGAGAACGGATTGTAAGTGAGATGGATATCATGCGTGTTGTGGAAGCAGCACAAGCTGTACATGTTCCCAATGACCAACAAGTGATTCATGTCCTCACAAAAGAATTCAAAGTAGATGACCAAGTAAATATCAAAGATCCAATTGGGATGACAGGTGTTCGTTTAGAAGCCGAAGTTCATATTGTATCCTGTGGAAACACTGCTCTCAATAATATTGATCGATGTGTGGAACAAGCAGGGCTTTTGCAAATGGATAAGGTATTATCAAGCCTTGCCTCTTCGGAAGCTATTTTGACTGCTGGTGAAAAAGATTTAGGAACAGCAGTTGTTGATATTGGCGCAGGCATTTGTGATATCATCATTTATGTAGATGGAGGAATTGCATTTTCCTCCGTTGTACCGTTTGGTGGATTTCATATCACAAGTGATATTTCCATTGGTCTTAAAACCACTGTAGAAACAGCAGAAATCATCAAAAAACGATATGGCCATACAAGAATTGATATGGTGGACCCAACAGAAAAATTTGAAATTCCATCCATATCAGGTCGACCATCTCGTTCTGTATTCCGCCAAGAACTAGTTGAAATTTTAGAACCTAGGGTTCGCGAAATTTTAGAAATGATCGACCATGAACTGGTACGATCAGGGTATAAGTCAAGTTTGGCGGGAGGAGTGATCTTAACAGGTGGCACTTCTTTATTACAAGGCATTGAATCCACTGCAGAAGAAGTACTTCGATTATCTGTAGGTCGTGCAAAACCAGCAGGAATGAGTGGTCTTGTGGAAAGAATTGCAAGCCCCGAATATGCAACAGCGGTTGGCCTTATCAAATACAGTTCAAAAATACAAAACTTAGAACAAAAAAACATGCATTCCGTTTCCGAAGGAGAAGGATGGATGAAGAAGGTTCGTCGTTGGATGGAGAATAATCTCTAAGGAAAAATGAATGTTATACCTAGAAGAAGAAAAAACTAGCCCAGCTATTATCAAAGTCATTGGAGTTGGTGGTGGTGGAATGAACGCCGTCACAAGAATGGTACACTCCAAAATGACAGGTGTTGACTTCATTGTGATGAACACCGACGAACAAGTATTACTCAAATCTCCTGTCGAAGTCAAAATCCAATTGGGGAATAAAGTGACTCGTGGTATGGGTGCTGGTGGTGATCCAGAACTCGGAGAAAAAGCGGCTTTAGAAGATAAGGAACGGATTGTTGCTGCCTTAAAAGGTGCCGACATGGTGTTTGTCACTGCCGGTATGGGTGGTGGAACAGGAACAGGTGCTGCTCCGATCATTGCAGCCATTGCAAAAGAATTAAAATGTTTAGTGGTTGGTGTTGTGACTGTCCCTTTTTCATTTGAAGGGAAACGTAGAGCAGAACTTGCCAAACAAGGAATTGACCAACTCCGTGCCAATGTAGATACCCTTATCACCATTCGTAATGATTCTATTTTCCAAGTAGTTGATAAAAATACTCCCGTGGACATGGCCTTTCGGGTGATCGATGACATCTTGTTAAATGGTGTTCGTGGCATCAGTGATATCATCAACCATCCAGGAATTATCAATGTGGATTTTGCCGATGTAAAAACCATTATGAAAGACACGGGTGATGCGATTTTGGGAGTAGGGGAAGGGCGTGGGGAAACACGTGTTTCTGAGGCAGTGGAACAAGCGATCAACAATACCTTGTTAGAAGATTCTAGCATCCAAGGAGCTAAATCACTTCTCATCAACGTAACTGGTGGAAACGATCTCACCATCCATGAATGGAATGAAGTTTCTCAAATTATCACTGCACAAGCAGATCCAGATGCCAATATCATCATTGGTCTCAATGAAGACCAAAGCCTATCCGACCAAATCCGAGTGACTGTGATTGCTACAGGTTTCTCTAAAAAAGGAAAACAATACCAGAGAGAACAAAAGGTAGTTGGATCTGAAGAATCGATTTCCCCTATGGTTTATCTCAAAAAATCGGATGAAAAAGAATCTGGATTTTCAAAAGAATCAGAAGTCCCAAGAGGGATTCGCCAAGGGAATCGAAGTTTTGGGGCACAAAAACAATCCTCCCCATTTCAAAATTATGGAGAGGATTATGATATTCCTGCTTTTTTACGTAGGAAAAATGATTAATTTAAAATAAGAACTGTTAGTTGGAGTAGGATCTCACCGATACGAATAAAGGTTTTCCTTCTTCCACTAACAATTTTTTTGGTGCACTTGTCACAACAGAACCTGGTGATTCTACTTTAAAATCGTATTCCCCAGGAGCTAAAAAGATCCGTTTTACTTGGAAATTGGAAGGAATGGTCCTCCAACAACGAAGGTCTGGTGCAATGGTTTGTGAAACCGCAAGACCTGCGGCAGCCCCTGCTGCGACACGAATGAGACTCGAAACTAGGTCATTATTATTTTTCCCTTTACCACCAGATTCAATGGCTCTTGCCATCGCTTCTGAAGCAATCACGGCTGCCACTACCTTAAGAGATAAGGAAGTTAAGTTTTTGGTAATGAGAGATTTGTAGTTCTCATTAAAATTGTTCATCGCTGTTTCGGAGTAATTGTTCATGATGTCGGAATACCCAACATCCACTCCATTGATGTAATATCGTTTGGGAAGGGAACCTTTTGGGTCTCTTTCTTTATAAATGGGAATTGGATTTTCTGCTACAGAAAGCGCAGCAATGGCTCCAGCGAGGGAGGCACCAGCTCCTTTTGCACGAAGACCAACTTCTACGGCACCACGAAGGGCAGCAGCAAAGTATTCATCTTCAATGAGTTTTCCCCTAGACATCTTGATCGCAGATTTTCCTGCCTCGTGAATGATGATGACTTCTGAAAGTTTTTCATTTTCAGGTGAAGTTCTTTGCATGGAACGATTGTAAGCTTGTAAGCTAGATCGACCTGCAGAGTATCTTGACTGGTCTGAGGAATCTCCTTCGCGGTAAGCTAACATATATCTGTCGGCAATTAGGTTTTGGCTTTTGCCGATGAGTTGTTCCATATTTTTGTATTGAACTCTTGCATCATTATAACGACCAAGTTTTTCAGATACATACGCATCGATGAGACGAGCTGCATTGTTTTGGCGGTATTCTGCTGCCAAAAAACGCATTTCTTTCAGTTCAAAATCCAATCGTCTGAAATAAATTTTTGCGTTATTAGTGTCACCTTGTAACAGGTAATTGTTCGCAATATAAAACTTAATCATTACCCTTTCAAAATCTTCCCCAGTATAATTGGATTCGTTATCGGATAGGATAAACGAAAGTCCAGACCGCGTCATACTGACTTTGATATTGTCTGCAATGTCTTCTGCTTCTTTGAAAACTTTATTGGAAGTGACATAGTCACCTTTGGTATGAAAGATCATACCAGCTTCCATCAAAAATAGAAGTTTGTCCTTATTGGATGAACCTTCAAACAGTTCTCTAATTTTAGGAATGGCAGAATCATAATCCTGTCCGTAGTATGCTGATTCGGTTGCTTGGATGACTTTGTTGTAATCACTGGCACAACCGAGAATGAGAAGAAAAAGAAAGAGAAATGATTTTTTCATGCAATAGTGGAAGGGATTACCAACTAACCCCTTTGTTTCCTCGAACTGCTAATTTTCTATACGATACCTTTTCTGACCAAACCGCAATGGTGGTTTCCACTTCTACAAGTTCGATGTTAATTGACTGTTCAACGATTTTTTCTCCATTGGATGTGAACATGTTTTCATTGATGTCACAGCGAACAAAAAAGTTAGGAGATTTCAGTTTTCCAATGGATAAACGATTGGAAGTGAGTCCGGACAAACTGAACTGAATTTCATTGAGAGATTGTTCTCTTGTTTTGGTACGAACTGTGTAAATTTTGTTTTTGATGAGTTTGGATACAAACGCATTGTCAAAAAGTTCTGTTTGGATTTGTTCTGATGTATCGTTACGTGTAGGGAAGTGTGCCACAAAAACACCTTCTTCATGTGGGTTTTCTTTGAAGTACTCCCCAATTTGGCCTGCTAATTTTTCGGCCGCTTTCACCAATTCTTGGCTAGTCAGTCCACCTGAGTCGGAGATATAATCATCAGCATTGTCGAGTCTTTTGGGACTGGAACTGCATTGGAATAAGAATCCTACTAAGAGAAAGGAGAATAGAATTTGTTTCATAACCCCACTTATATGGGGGATGGAAACATGTCTTGTCAATTCCAAAAATCCGATTTCAATTCCTCGATTTTAGAACTACGATAAAAAGTTTTTTCCTCTTCGGACATTTCCTTCATTTCCCTCTCATAGAGTAACTCGACTACCTGTCGGTAGAAGGAAGGGCTTTCCCAGGCTTGGATGTCCCATTTTTCCTGTTGGTAAAGTGTTTCTTTTTTACGAAGGAAAATTCGTTTTCGTTCTCTTGCATAACTATAGGGATTTCTCTGAATGTAATCTTCCAAAAAAGACAATAAAATCACAGGTGGAGAAGTGGGGTGTTTTGGAAAAAGTAGTTCATTTAAAAATTTGGGAAATATTTCTTCTTTTAGGCGATTTACAGCCGTTAGTTTTTCATATTGGGAGAGGGAAGGAGAAGATTCAATTTCCAAACTTTTGTCCTTCCAATTCATAAAAGCGACATAGACAGCATACAAAACATGCCCTCTTTCATCTGGAAATTCTTGGAGTAAATAACGATATGTTTCTTCTCTGTCTCCATTCCATAGATAGGATTCCTTACCTCGAATGGTTTCCAAAAAATCCCTAAGGTCACTTGGATACCCTGGCCCTTTTAGGACCTCTGGGCGATTTTGTAACCTCTGCCAATAGATCTCGGAATGTGAATCAAAGGAGGATTCTTTGGGATTCTC
Encoded proteins:
- a CDS encoding cell division protein FtsQ/DivIB encodes the protein MVDTPQEIKEKRFGRVIPILLVFSGLLALGLVFRWGRPVKPVDRVEWEGQKYLTPTNLLVYLGTDAESPNISDWKDWETKLSRHPRIKKVRITRDPDGFLLVHIEEKVAEFVIHIGSSLYEVDENLEILSKDQVLNTHLIVISGSFVVGEHKLEGRQIFDITKEMRYALSLYPALFTRISELVAERDGNYTMYLKSPKSMKVFIGDKLELNVFRKLYASLAYMEAESIKAVSIDLRGEDAVYH
- the ftsZ gene encoding cell division protein FtsZ translates to MLYLEEEKTSPAIIKVIGVGGGGMNAVTRMVHSKMTGVDFIVMNTDEQVLLKSPVEVKIQLGNKVTRGMGAGGDPELGEKAALEDKERIVAALKGADMVFVTAGMGGGTGTGAAPIIAAIAKELKCLVVGVVTVPFSFEGKRRAELAKQGIDQLRANVDTLITIRNDSIFQVVDKNTPVDMAFRVIDDILLNGVRGISDIINHPGIINVDFADVKTIMKDTGDAILGVGEGRGETRVSEAVEQAINNTLLEDSSIQGAKSLLINVTGGNDLTIHEWNEVSQIITAQADPDANIIIGLNEDQSLSDQIRVTVIATGFSKKGKQYQREQKVVGSEESISPMVYLKKSDEKESGFSKESEVPRGIRQGNRSFGAQKQSSPFQNYGEDYDIPAFLRRKND
- the ftsA gene encoding cell division protein FtsA, coding for MIEDDAPIITALDLGSSLIKVVIGRLLGDHEIEIIGTGVYPSTGIKNGSIVNIETTTKSIIEAFGDAELMAGQEITSVVVNVSGKSVHGFNEKGIIAVTNRERIVSEMDIMRVVEAAQAVHVPNDQQVIHVLTKEFKVDDQVNIKDPIGMTGVRLEAEVHIVSCGNTALNNIDRCVEQAGLLQMDKVLSSLASSEAILTAGEKDLGTAVVDIGAGICDIIIYVDGGIAFSSVVPFGGFHITSDISIGLKTTVETAEIIKKRYGHTRIDMVDPTEKFEIPSISGRPSRSVFRQELVEILEPRVREILEMIDHELVRSGYKSSLAGGVILTGGTSLLQGIESTAEEVLRLSVGRAKPAGMSGLVERIASPEYATAVGLIKYSSKIQNLEQKNMHSVSEGEGWMKKVRRWMENNL
- a CDS encoding penicillin-binding protein activator LpoB, with the translated sequence MKQILFSFLLVGFLFQCSSSPKRLDNADDYISDSGGLTSQELVKAAEKLAGQIGEYFKENPHEEGVFVAHFPTRNDTSEQIQTELFDNAFVSKLIKNKIYTVRTKTREQSLNEIQFSLSGLTSNRLSIGKLKSPNFFVRCDINENMFTSNGEKIVEQSINIELVEVETTIAVWSEKVSYRKLAVRGNKGVSW
- a CDS encoding LIC_10421 family protein, translating into MKTTKIIATGILAMGLATANLHALDTNERLELLESAMIEQATTPAQKSAVSEYLASVAKEKTELAQALRDRAGSTRGGKALSQMNEKKELLRRAEALEKEAKKYQTVSMDMRAESMQVAHN